The nucleotide sequence tttatatttttatataagtagtttatagcctataacaatataatattataataaaaaattatattatagtaatattatattatagtaaTATTAAGCTATACATAGCCCATATGCCCCTCCCCCTGGTCAGACACCTTAACTAACATATTTTCTGTGGGAAACACCGACTGCAGCTTATTCAAGTAAAAACATTGTGAGAAAATTGCATCATGAACCTAAAGTCGTGAATCATATCTAATCTTGAATTGAAGGTATTGTTAAATTCCGATAGATTTGTTTATTCTGTGACAAAGTAGCACTGCATTTAAATTCAAGTTCCAATGTTATTTCTCCCCTGAGGGTAACTGAGAATTTTGCCGTGAGTCATAGATGACTAGAAAAATACCACAGACAACAATACTACAATTTTTCTACAATTCTACCAAAAagttagcctgacgtagtcatactcaattctagtcagaatatgagtctgatactgctccattgggacataattatggggcgtgtttcaaccgatacagggggggaatgcctctgcactcaattggatagacctaaccaatcagagcaacgaaatagcttagaaaacacacaaaccatccttcttcttcacaaatgccttaacattgttttctggtcttttgtaaaagttagtgccgtcaataactcctagcctacaacactcattagcttAAATCTAAGAGATAATGCactagggtaggctattaggaaaaaacagatagcctatatcccctccgtttttaaaaataattctgttgaacactgatatgctacaaacatgttaaacagctgggaaatcagagatttcaaacgaacgagggaacatgtcgcaatgcaacagcgctgttttcccttgatgaaagtgaaaccaccagttttcccacatctcaactctggccaaagttttcagaaataatcgttttcagtgataaaacctcattaaataatatgcattttccatatggggtcttaaaagccatgtatccgtCTAGCCACAgcttttttgtttcaaacataagcctaatctaagcgtgctcagatgacgtgatagaccaggcgctgttgctcacctgtccatcatcttaaagcccgatttgattggtccgcctgatctagggcgagcatacttgctccacaatggagcaatgccagaccgaacttcccaacctcaaatgttgtgggcgggactaaattcggaatggcacccaggctaccaAAAAGTAGCCCAGGAGTACAATCCTGACTAGAGTTCATTATGACTGTATACTGAAACATACAGAAAATGATCAATCCATTGGCTTGGTGTTTGGCAGGTTTGTGGAGAAGTACAATGAATTGCAAAGCTCTGGAAACTTTGAAGAAGACGGCCTCTTTGAGGAGACCAGTAAGGCACTTCTGGCAGAAGGCATTATACTCAGGAGAAAGGGTGGTCCCACAGTGAGTTCTTCTGTTGTCTGTTAATTATAGTTCTGTGATAAGCAAGTGCCCCATACTCGATCAGTGGTAGTATTTCTACTTGGTATcggcaaacacacatgcgcatttGACTAACCAAACTAGTTGCCATTAACATGTTCTTTTTGTCATTAAGCATGATGTAAGTCAAACCTACTATTGTGTTAAATTGTGTAATTATTCAGTAGGTTTCTTTGAAACCTTGATGTTTCATTTGTTGAGCTGCCTACATTTTCTTGTGGGAAGATGTACCATTATCCGTTACAGTATGATCCACTGATGATgatccagttttttttttctgttaatatAAAGAAATATATTGTAGCAGGAaagtacattaaataaatatgaTCTTGACTTGAGTATACAATACCTCTTGTCCTGCAGGTGGCAGCAGAACACAGAGACCCTATACTGGCCATGAAATTGACCAAAATGTTGGCAGAAGAGCAGCAAACCAACACAGCAGCAGATGAAACGACATCAACACTGAGGgaccagacacagacagaaacaccgACCACAGATCCCAAATCCTCCTAAATACACACCTGCATTTGGAACTCACCCCTTTGTAGCACAAGACCACACGGAGTGTGAGGATTATCAACATACTGCCCATTCATTCGGCTTGGTCTCTAGTTTAAGACATGACCTTGACTACATTTTTGAAGTTACACATGAATGGAAAGGACTATTGATAGTCTGTCAGATTTATGGGATAGATTCTGTCCAGAAgtctgtatgttgtgtgtgtgtgtgtgtgtgtgtatatttcagCTGCATGTTTGTAACAATTTTGCCACATATTATATGGATAAAATGGGGTAGACGCactaataaaaatgtatttacaaGGTCAGAAGTCTGCTTCAACAATCTTTAAAAATAGGCTTTAATTAAAACAATTTTCATCAGTCCTGCCCCAAGTCCCTTGTGCCTCCTGGGAAAGGCTTTGCTTGCATTTTGTTGTGAAGGTAGCGTTGTAAAGAGCAGTGAGGATCTGAAGCTTGACACATCTCAAAGTCAAAAGATATGGCTCCAACACGTCATGGTTCAGAGGGTGCTTTCATAGCTACACAATCGATGAATGCCAGCACAGTAGAGCACGTCCTGTCTGAATCAAGTCTACATCCATTCAGAGTAGGGGCAATTTATACGACATAAGCATATGTTATATGCAATCTTATCAAGAAAAGCAGCTTTCATTTTGCAAAATGAATCTGGTGTAATAATGTATaagtttaattttatttaatgataaaATAGTGAATTTTAACAAAAGGAACATTCTTGAAAAAAGGCAGGAATATGGGAGACTATCTGAGCCTTCTGCCTATAACAATGAAAATTCAGCAACCA is from Alosa alosa isolate M-15738 ecotype Scorff River chromosome 15, AALO_Geno_1.1, whole genome shotgun sequence and encodes:
- the mrps23 gene encoding 28S ribosomal protein S23, mitochondrial isoform X2 → MRAGVIKEKDKPIWYDVYAAFPPKRNPLYVKPLTRTVRNTEDKVPEIFYREDVIRAKFYDTYGNGPRTIDLSKSNFVSTCQRFVEKYNELQSSGNFEEDGLFEETSKALLAEGIILRRKGGPTVAAEHRDPILAMKLTKMLAEEQQTNTAADETTSTLRDQTQTETPTTDPKSS